The following are encoded together in the Adhaeribacter arboris genome:
- a CDS encoding glycosyltransferase family 9 protein, which translates to MKASNKTSTTFLISRIDAIGDVVLTLPLAGWLKQHVPGARVLFLGRTYTKPVVACCRHVDAFLNWDEMQLLSQPEKIKLLKDQQVDSIIHVFPNKQIALLARQAGIKQRIGTRNRWFHLFTVNTLVALSRRHSPYHESQLNFALLQPLGLERIPALAEVITYLDFSVVPPLPEKWQAYLQTDKPQIILHPKSKGSAREWGLTHFGELARQLHAQGWQVLISGSKPEQELLQEWLRENQAYITDFTGKLNLTEFISLIKVCTGLVGASTGPLHLAASLGVPALGLYPPIKPMHPGRWAPLGPHADYLVMPKNCEDCRKVPGSCICIQQITVAQVLAKINKWPSSELISD; encoded by the coding sequence ATGAAGGCTTCCAACAAAACTTCTACAACTTTTCTGATTAGCCGGATTGATGCGATCGGTGATGTGGTATTAACTTTACCTCTGGCCGGTTGGCTGAAACAGCATGTTCCGGGTGCCCGCGTTCTGTTTCTGGGACGAACTTATACTAAACCAGTGGTAGCTTGTTGCCGGCACGTGGATGCGTTTTTAAATTGGGATGAAATGCAATTGCTTTCTCAACCAGAAAAAATAAAACTTTTAAAAGATCAACAGGTAGATAGTATTATTCACGTTTTCCCGAATAAACAAATTGCTTTATTAGCCCGCCAGGCTGGTATTAAGCAACGGATTGGTACCCGTAACCGATGGTTTCATCTGTTTACGGTTAATACATTAGTAGCCTTAAGCCGCCGTCATTCTCCGTACCACGAGAGCCAGCTTAACTTTGCTTTATTACAGCCGCTTGGCCTTGAAAGAATTCCGGCTTTAGCTGAAGTAATTACGTACCTGGATTTCTCGGTTGTGCCGCCATTGCCGGAAAAATGGCAGGCGTATTTACAGACAGATAAACCGCAGATTATTTTGCACCCAAAGTCGAAAGGTAGTGCCCGCGAATGGGGTTTAACGCACTTTGGCGAGTTGGCTCGTCAGCTACACGCGCAGGGGTGGCAGGTACTAATTAGTGGTTCCAAGCCAGAGCAAGAGTTGTTACAGGAATGGCTCCGCGAAAACCAAGCGTATATTACCGATTTTACCGGGAAATTAAATTTAACGGAGTTTATTAGTTTAATCAAAGTTTGCACCGGCTTAGTAGGAGCGAGTACCGGGCCTTTGCATCTGGCGGCCAGCCTGGGAGTTCCGGCTTTAGGCTTGTATCCGCCCATTAAACCCATGCACCCGGGGCGTTGGGCTCCTCTTGGCCCCCATGCTGATTACTTAGTGATGCCTAAAAATTGCGAGGACTGCCGGAAGGTTCCGGGTAGCTGCATTTGCATTCAACAGATCACCGTTGCCCAGGTGCTTGCCAAGATTAATAAGTGGCCTTCTTCGGAGCTGATTTCTGATTAA
- a CDS encoding O-antigen ligase family protein: MDSSALSAGTPAEQRDLKTQQIFSGLCALFLVGLFFSRALISAAPALLFVFALTRPNLKERCQLLIKNRSAIGLFAMYGLLLISVIYTENMHNYTKQIYRYSALLFFPLAGGLLPPLKSKQVYALLYLFLLLTTAITIGTMVHYLRNIDAQNQLIIHSQNPPTINRIFHIHFGVMMTLAIFFGVYIFRDRQILWQKTEKYVVVLCVLVLLVSMHVLAYRTGLLALYVTLVFKIFIFIKNQKRYLLGGSLLAILLIVPVIAYISLESVRLRVANTQTDISRYLEHQDINYYSISQRLAAWETAFTVIKRNWVVGVGLADIATEMRRQYAIHDFGLIKENQVMIHNQYLHMLMGTGIIGLLLFLYVLISPFWRRIWQNDFLATTFLLSTGTAMIVDSFFELQRGLNLFVFFYMLLIILKEQRTLVNNLPIEAEKQSAVFNT; the protein is encoded by the coding sequence ATGGATTCTTCTGCTCTTTCTGCTGGAACACCTGCGGAGCAGCGCGATTTAAAAACGCAGCAAATTTTTTCTGGGTTATGCGCACTTTTCCTGGTAGGACTTTTCTTTTCCCGCGCTTTAATAAGTGCGGCGCCGGCTTTACTTTTTGTATTTGCTCTTACGCGTCCTAACCTTAAAGAAAGATGCCAGTTATTAATAAAAAATCGTTCTGCCATAGGTTTATTCGCTATGTATGGCTTATTACTAATTAGTGTCATCTACACCGAGAACATGCATAATTATACAAAGCAAATCTACCGGTATTCGGCTTTGTTATTTTTCCCGCTAGCCGGTGGGCTCTTGCCCCCTTTAAAGAGCAAGCAAGTGTACGCCTTATTGTATCTTTTTTTGCTGCTTACTACCGCCATTACCATTGGTACCATGGTGCACTACCTGCGTAACATCGATGCTCAAAATCAGCTTATTATTCATAGCCAAAATCCGCCGACCATTAACCGCATCTTTCATATTCATTTTGGGGTGATGATGACTTTAGCCATTTTTTTTGGCGTTTACATTTTCCGGGACCGGCAAATTCTCTGGCAAAAAACGGAGAAATACGTAGTCGTACTCTGCGTTTTGGTTTTACTGGTATCAATGCATGTATTGGCTTATAGAACCGGTTTGCTGGCTCTTTACGTTACTTTGGTTTTTAAAATTTTCATTTTTATTAAAAATCAAAAAAGATATTTACTGGGGGGGAGCCTTTTAGCTATCTTGCTTATTGTGCCGGTAATCGCGTATATTTCTTTAGAATCCGTACGGCTGCGGGTAGCGAATACTCAGACCGATATATCCCGGTATTTGGAGCACCAGGATATAAATTATTATTCTATTTCGCAGCGATTAGCTGCCTGGGAAACCGCTTTTACGGTAATTAAACGAAATTGGGTAGTAGGCGTAGGGTTAGCAGATATAGCAACTGAAATGCGGCGGCAATATGCTATTCATGACTTTGGATTAATAAAAGAGAATCAGGTAATGATTCATAATCAATACTTACACATGTTAATGGGTACAGGTATTATCGGATTACTTTTATTTTTATACGTGCTTATTTCCCCGTTCTGGCGCCGGATCTGGCAAAATGATTTCTTAGCTACTACTTTTTTGTTATCTACCGGCACTGCCATGATCGTAGATTCTTTTTTCGAACTGCAACGTGGTTTGAATTTATTTGTGTTTTTTTACATGTTGCTGATTATTTTAAAAGAACAGCGTACGTTAGTAAATAATTTGCCAATAGAAGCGGAAAAGCAGTCAGCCGTTTTTAATACTTAA
- a CDS encoding glycosyltransferase family 2 protein, with the protein MPVKLSVVIITFNEEKNIGRCLESVKKLADEIVIVDSFSTDNTSAICARYGVRFVSRAFSGYVDQKNFANSQAAFSHILSLDADEEVTPELEKSVLAIKENWQHAGYYLTRLTNYCGSWIRHGGWYPDKKLRLYNRDLGQWEGLLLHEVYQVKSGQTTGQLQGDLLHYSFHSLEDHLKQINHFTTIACQELKLQGKKPGLWPLLVKPPFKFFQMYLLKMGWRDGFAGFCVAVLSAYAVFAKYAKLYLANR; encoded by the coding sequence ATGCCTGTAAAATTATCAGTAGTGATTATTACGTTTAACGAAGAGAAAAATATTGGCCGCTGTTTAGAGAGCGTAAAAAAATTAGCCGATGAAATAGTAATAGTAGATTCCTTTTCAACGGATAATACTTCTGCGATTTGTGCCCGGTACGGGGTTCGATTTGTTTCGCGGGCTTTTTCTGGTTATGTTGATCAAAAAAACTTTGCCAATTCGCAAGCAGCTTTTTCGCATATTCTTTCGTTGGATGCCGATGAGGAAGTAACTCCCGAACTGGAAAAATCGGTACTAGCTATAAAGGAAAACTGGCAGCATGCCGGCTATTATTTGACTCGACTTACCAATTATTGCGGAAGCTGGATTCGGCACGGTGGCTGGTACCCCGATAAAAAATTGCGTTTGTATAATCGGGATTTAGGACAATGGGAAGGATTATTACTGCACGAAGTTTACCAGGTAAAATCCGGTCAAACAACGGGGCAGTTGCAAGGCGATTTATTGCATTATTCTTTTCATAGCCTCGAAGATCATTTAAAGCAGATAAACCATTTTACTACCATTGCTTGCCAGGAGTTGAAATTACAAGGCAAAAAACCAGGATTGTGGCCCTTGCTGGTAAAACCTCCGTTTAAGTTTTTTCAGATGTATTTATTAAAAATGGGTTGGCGCGATGGTTTTGCTGGTTTTTGCGTGGCTGTACTTTCGGCGTATGCCGTTTTTGCGAAATACGCCAAATTATACCTGGCGAATAGATGA
- a CDS encoding sigma-70 family RNA polymerase sigma factor produces MSEQRGNQLTKAEKDTRFEAELLPIIDPLYNFAFRLTLDEDDANDLVQETYLKAYRFFDYFEPGTNAKAWLFRILKNSFINDFRKKSKQPAKVDYSEVEGYYNSEGLDGDGEIATTSDMRSQSVQELIGDEVASALNSLPVDFRTVIILCDLEGFTYEEMAKILDIPIGTVRSRLHRARNFLKEKLEKYARSMGYQGNEEEE; encoded by the coding sequence ATGAGCGAGCAAAGAGGCAATCAGCTAACCAAGGCAGAAAAAGATACCCGGTTCGAAGCGGAATTGCTGCCAATTATCGATCCGCTGTATAATTTTGCTTTTAGACTTACCTTAGACGAAGACGATGCCAATGACCTGGTTCAAGAAACCTATCTGAAGGCATACCGGTTTTTCGATTACTTCGAGCCCGGAACTAATGCCAAAGCTTGGCTGTTCCGGATACTCAAGAATTCTTTCATTAACGATTTTCGAAAGAAAAGTAAACAACCGGCTAAAGTTGATTACAGCGAAGTAGAGGGGTACTATAACTCCGAAGGTTTAGACGGCGACGGGGAAATAGCCACTACCTCTGATATGCGGTCGCAAAGTGTGCAAGAATTAATCGGGGATGAAGTAGCCAGCGCGTTAAATTCATTACCCGTCGATTTTCGAACCGTAATTATTCTTTGCGACTTAGAAGGGTTTACTTACGAAGAAATGGCCAAAATTCTGGACATTCCCATTGGTACTGTTCGCTCTCGCTTGCACCGGGCCCGGAACTTTCTGAAAGAAAAGCTTGAAAAATATGCTCGGTCAATGGGGTACCAGGGCAATGAGGAAGAAGAATAA